In the Triticum aestivum cultivar Chinese Spring chromosome 2B, IWGSC CS RefSeq v2.1, whole genome shotgun sequence genome, CACTTTTCACCATGTTCACTGCTTTCAAATTGCCGCTTTCAATATAAATTGGTAGACTGCTCCACTGTAGAGCGAGCATGAGTCCCCCGGATTGCTAAGATCTCAGCCTCtaaaatatcatcacaagaaaaaaggTGTCTACAAGAGCTGAAGATGATGGCGCCGGTGTGGTCACGGAGCCGCATACCAGTTCCTCCAACTCCATTCAAAACAGATCCATCTGTATTTAGCTTTACATGCCCAGTGGCCGGGGGTATCCAAGAAACAAGATTAGTGGAAGCATTATTGCATGCGTGAGCTGTAAGAGGGAAACAGTATTGAAGTGGGGCTTTCCCTTTCACATGAACATCACCAGAACGTGTTGCAATGGATTGTAGCGATGATAGGTAGCTTGATAAAAATCTGACAGAGACATCCAAAGGAGGGGCGGGTTTAAAATGCACGAGCTCGTTTCTAACATACCAAATTCGCCAGAAGAGCATCACCAGTTGAACTCGTGTAGACTCATCAACCTCGCAGATATACTGAATAAACCAATCAGGCCCAATTGACTTGATCGAAGATACATCCGGCAAGAACCATTCAGCAGCCATGGCCCTCCATAGAGCTCTTGCGTTCGTGCATGAACAGAATGTATGGAACGTGTCTTCTTCATTAGTTGGGCAACTCTGTTGTGCTCACTTAACCTCCGTAGGATGAAGTAAGAGATGGGAGCAGGCAAGCCGAAACTCGAAAAATCCCCTCCGCCGTCTCCGCCTCACTCGAAGCGGGCCGAGGTAAGCAGACTTCGCTCCCCATGCAGTTGAAAAGAATCTGGCACCAGTACGAGGGTTTCAAGGGAGAGTTTTTTTTGAACTGGAATCATATTTATTCCATTAACCAAAGAGCACAGCAGCATCGCTGGCTACCAAGTTTTGCACAAAAACAGGGGCACCATTTGGCCATAAAGCTGGGAATGATAGCCCTGAGCGTCTGCAACTTTATAAGTAATACGGAAAAAATTAAAATTTAGCCAAGTAAACTATTTAATCTCCTTGAAGATAACACAATTTATCGGAAGCGCTTAACCTAATTAAAAACGATCAGATAAACTAAACATCCAAGCATAAACCCATTGGCTAGAAAAACCTTGTCACGGAGCATTCTAGATAGAGATGCAGCGCCCAGAAACAAAACCAAAAACTACTAATATATGAGACGACAAGTATAACTGTCACTAACATATAGTTATCCGACTCCCCAGGCATTCAACTTCTACCAATATACTACGAGACGATGCAACCAAGTACAGTATATCTGTTGCTACTAGACAGACTTAACTTCACCCCCGAACCTCCTATTAACAAGACTCTTCCCAAGAGACAACTGTTTACAAAATGGCGCACTTGTTCGTCGCCGCCAGCCTCCGGAACTCCTCGTTTTCCTCCTGAGCCTTCTCTAGCCTCTCCTTGAGCTTGCGGATCTCCTCGTCGGATTtcagcctcgcctccgccgccaccctcTCTGCTTCCAGCCTTGCATTCTGTTCTTCCATGAGTTGAACTTGCAGCTTCTCCACCGTGATATTCAGCTTTTCCTCCACCTACGGTTATGTCACACAGTCAATGCAGTTGGAAACACATGCATGTAAATAGGCAGCTATTTAGATAACTTTGGGAAAGTTGAAACAATCTCCAAAATGTCCAAACAACAAAAACACATGATTGTTTCGTAAAATATCAACTTATGTAGAAAGGGAAGTATGGCTGTGTGCATCACGATGATGCAGAGGATGGGCTTTTCAATACCCTTCTCTAACAATATATAACTCGTAAAAAGGGAAGTCGCATAAATATAGTAATATAAATATAACTTCATTAGAAGTACTGTCGACTAATATAGCATCATTAGAAATTACATGTAATGGAACATATGCAGCTATGCCTTATAAAGAAGGGGATAAGTTTCTGGAACAAGATTTTAACTAAAAGTAACATAACTAAATGTGAGATTATTTTTAGAGATAAAATAGTATCTGTTACCATGGCAGTAATGTTTGCAAGCTGTTCATCCCGAGTTCTGTGGATCTCCTTCTTCAATTCAGATATTTGGTCCTCTGAATATCCCTGAGCATCATGAACCTCCTTCTCTCTATCATGCACCTCCTACAAGATGAGATCAGCATTAGAATTACAAAATAAAAAATAGAGATGAGAATCACAAACTATATTTCAACAACATTACCTTAAGGCGAGTGAGCATTTGATCTGTAAATGGGTTTCCTCCATTATTTGCACTAACAGAATCAACCACATCAAGCAACGTTTCGAGCTGCTTAGTCCGAATCCTAGGGTCCTTGGTCTTGTTATCAAAAAGAACCACTCTATTTTTGCATAGCTGAACAACTTTCTGTAGACAGAACATACAAATGTAACTATTTGCACCCAAGCTCATATGATTCAAGAGCCATGCACATCTCAAGTTTGGCAACAGAAGGTAAAAAAGTATTATACCTGCAGATACTCTGGGGCATTGCTTAACATGTTCTTCAACAAATTTTCACCAACTAAATCTCCGTAAGTGAAAACTAAGACCAGGTGATCAACGATTTTCTCTCCAAAAAACACTTTAATAGTCTCAATTGTACTAGAATCTTCTCGAGAAAATCGAGATGTAGCAGAAAAAACCATCAACACAGCATGTATCCCATCTTTAGCCATGTTCATGCACTTAACAATTTCTTTGCCAGCATCCTCAGGGGTCACGGTCATGTCGAATAATCCTATCCAAGTCAATGAAATGGATGATTAGCAAAATATAATAAACATGACGACctaagaaaaataaataacaggatCAGTTTTGCAGCCAGGACGATAAATTTACCGGTTCCCTAGTTTCCACACTGGTGATATACAAAAATACATGAAAATTTTCCCTAAAAATAAATTAGCATTTCTTTATCTTTATTTAGGaaaaatattgttttctttatgAAGCTGCTTTCACCtccatgcatgaaagaaatgaaggAAGATGGATGAATATGtaagacatgtgatgttacagctGCAAAATATAAACATGCATGTTCAATTCAAATATCTTGCTCTCCTACGTTTCAGTGATGTTCCCAATTCAACATCCAGCGCTCCAATTGCGATGACTTAAAAGCCAAAACAAGTAGCGGTAACTTTTTAATTCATAAAATGATTAATCTGATTAAACATGTAAACCTTCCAGTTTAAGGTCAACTAGCTGAATTCCTGTGCATTGCTATGGAACTAAGAAGATAATCTAATCATGTGGCCAGTCAGTCTCTTAAAAATCCATGGCCACAAAAATTGACATGGGATTAGAATAAACAACACAACCTATAAATAGCAAATCATGGATCATTACTCAGGAAATTGTGGATGGGAGGACGTGGGATGGCAAAGAGACCATCACCGTACACTAAGGTGCTACAGTATTTTTAGTTTGTTAAGAATGAGCGCAGCAGATGGCATCTCTATTAGATGTTATCCAATGAAGGATGAGTGGATGGAAGTCCAAACATTCAAAGATACCACATCAAACAACTAGCGTAACCAGAAAAGAAAGTGAGATCGTCTCATACAAAAGATGCAACATAGAACATACTAACCAGATATCCTAGATTCAAAAAAGCCTCACtggagaaacaaaataaaataagcaaATTCAAAAGATCCAAAACACTCTTTACCTGGTGTATCAATAACATTGATGGTGCGGCCATCCGTCAACATGGTGCTTCCCATCTGACAAGTATTTGTCACACTAGCATGAGAGTATTCTGATACAAATGCTTCCCGCCCAAGGATACTATTGCCAGTTGCACTCTTGCCATAGCCAAGTTTTCCAACAAGGACAAGAGTGATGTCAGCACTGGGCAACACCCAGTCGTCATCATAGTTGCTTCCACCCATTGCAGAAGTTGGTAACGAACACTCACAAAATCTGTTCAAAACATCAGGAATCAGCAATTATGTATCATATCAATTATCTTCCTAAATTGCTATATGCGACCTTTTAAACAAAATTAGCATTTGAACAAATTACCCTGCCCCAAAACACAGACAAACCAACATAAAATTCATTCCAACACTGTCTAACTTCTGTAAATACTAAAATGCATGAACATAAATTTGGATGGTAAACTCTGAACAGAAAAACAAAACCTCGGACCGAATTGTCACAATTGGGGCTCTCTGGAATAGACACAATTGGGTCCCAATTATTAGAACTTGCGGTCCAGAGAAATATTTCAATGTATACCGTATCAGAAACGGCTTCTTTGGTAGTATGAGTGTTTCTTAGCGCTCCAGAGAAATAATTCTATGTATACCGTATCCAATTCAGATTCGTTGGTAGTATCCGTGTTTCTTAGGGCTCCAGAGAAATATTTCTATGTATACCGTATCCGATTCGGATTCGTTGGTAGTATCCGTGTCTCTTAGGGCTCCAGTGTATACCGTATCCGATTCGGATTCGTTGGTAGTATCCATGTTTCTTACGGCTCCAGAGAAATATGTCTACGTGCATCGGTGTAATATAGTAAGGTCCAAATTTGTTTAGCTGAATCTTTATTACTACCCAGCTAGCACATATCGCCAATTTGATCCACACACAAAGAGCTGACAGGAATATCACAACCTGATTATTCCTTTTCAGGTACCAAGCGAGCTACTAGAGTTGGCTACTGTACCTACCACATGTGCACACTGCTATTCTGGGCAGGCACCAAAGTAACTACAAGATCAGGTCTAAAAACAGGACTTCCTTCCTTGGCACGCACCAAACTGGGTAACACCACGGCCATGTCATTAATCATTGCCGGTCCCCTATTTTCCTCTCGGTGCCAACACTAACCAGATTTTTACTGGGCAAATAAAAATCACACAGGAAACGAATCTAACAAATTTTGCACCGTAGGCCGATGCTAAACGCTGCGTCACCAGCTGATTAAATCCTCGTGGGAACCAAACGGATGTAGCTTGCTCCAACCCATCTACTATTTCAATTAGGCTCATCGATTCTTGATGAGCAAAAAACTAGGATCCGTGCTGAAATTAGCACTACGACTAGCACAGCCAGCACGAAAGTAGCACCATCATGGTACGTGACGGCATCCGGACGAAATCGGCGGCCAACAAGGGAAAACTCGATCGACCCCCAAAACGAAAGACGACTGTGCTGGGACCTGGGAGCGATACCTGACGGCAGGGAAACTTCTGTCGGCGCCGACACAGCAGTCACGAGCACGGAGGACCCGCAGCAGACGGCCGCAGAAGCAGCCGGAAGTAGGGATCTGCGACGGCGGTGAAGCCCTAGGCGGCTGCGGCGGCGATTCGGTCGCTTGGCGTGTGCGCGAGGAGGAGATAGGAGGAGGCTGCGGGGCTTCTTTTTATTTTGGAGTTTCCAAATCTCCTTTTTTTTCTTAGAGATGAAGAAAGAAGAAACCAAGCCGCACACGCGAGGCTGCAGAGTATTTTGGAGTTTCCGAACCGCACGCGTGAGGGCCACGGCCCATCTCTCTGACTACCAATATTTTCTAGTAGCtctcttgtttttctttttctgaatGAACTTATAACTGCTCGATGATAAGCACGCTTCGGTTCTGATTTTATTCCATGTTTTAAGGAAACTGATTTACAATACCAACAGACCATTCACTCCTATACCTTATGAAGCAAACCGTGTTTTATTCGGGAATAAAGGAGTTTTTCCCCATAGTTTGAGGGTTAGACCATTTCAGCGCTACGGGTCGGCAAAGATCCGCCGCCTTGCGAACCACTGGATTCAACGCGGGATAGCCTTCAGATCCAGCTCCTATCTTTGCAACAATGATGATGTTGCGCTTTGGATGTTCACAACAGAGTTCGAGTTCCCGAACTTTTGCAACAGAGGTTTTGTTGTAGATTTATTTTTGTAACAGAGCTAATGTTGCAGATTTTTTTGGGGGCAGTGCTACGCGTCCGTGGATCTGCATCATCAAGTGGCCGAGCGGCGCTCTCCACCTTTGCAACAAAGTTTAAGTTGCAGAAACTTTTGCGACAAAGATCATGTTACGAAAACTTTATACCAAGAGTTATGTTTCAGAAAACCTTTGCAACAGAAGTTGTATTTCAGAAACTTTTATAACAGTGTCCAGGTTACAGAAAAATCACCGCGCTCGCATTGCTGCATTGTCATGTTTTCGCTGTAACATCCCCCATGTTTCGGAAACATGGGCGACATTGCGATACGAGACTTCATCGATAGGCTCTTTTGCAACAGCAGAGCTCGTAGCATCGGTGGTGGGTGGCGGCCACCGCTGTTGCAGCACCGCCGTTTTTTTACCACCGCCATCCAACCCCCTGAGCTCCCATCTCGAGCCCCGTGCAGTAGGCGACGAGCAGTGCTGGCCCTGCAACAACAGGCTTTGGTTTGTAGCAACGGGAGTAGTGGATGGTAGCAGGAGCTGGCAGCTGTGGCTTGCTTAGCAAAGTGGTTTCAATCTTGAGGCAACATGTGGTTTCTGGCTGGAGGAGCAGTCATATTGCCATGGCTGGGAGCTTGAGATGGATAGCACGTACTAGGAGAAAGGATGAGCAGTCGGCGCTTGCGAGGATAAGGATGCACTGTTACTTGCTGATGTTTCCGGAGAGAGAGGGCATGGGACCAAGAGAGAGCGCCAGACAGCCATGAGATTGAATCCAATCCAACGGCAATGCATCCGGCGAATGTCCACCACGGATCAGCCGACTGAGGGGAAGAGTTTCTCATTTTATAAAGATATTTTACAAACAAGTCATGGGGTACCGCGGGCTGTATGAGCAAGCCAATGTGAACATCTATATATTCTATAAAGATATTTTGACCGAAACAAACTCTTGTTCACCCACAAACATCTTTGATTTCATtgactagtcaatgtgtacgtgcattgCACATTTATTtgaaagtatattaagtgcatgccgatattaagtaggatattatttgcatgttattatgtgattagcattatatttggcatgaaattaactgcacgctaaacgtgttgagcgcttgacattgaagcagtgtaggtcgttggattgacatgatttgatggccgagattaattggatatgcccctttgagtctttttatattggtatagatgagGTGATCATGCGGTGATCTGATGAGAGAAGCATCACATAGAGCAGCTAGAGCTCCAACAAAATCCGATTGCACCAGACTGGAAGGTTGGACCATTTTGAAGAGCCAAAGTCATATCTCCCATTATCGCATATATCTCTAAATCGGGTGCATCATTACAATAGAACAACAATAGAGAGGGGCAAAGATGACCTCGCATGCGCTACTTCTGAGTACCATACTTGCACCAGCCAGGTCACCCATTGGCGAGAAGATCCATCGATCGAGAGCGCCAGCCAGTCCATTGGCGATGACTACCATGACGGTTTTGGTGCACGGCTTGTCAAGTCGCTAATGGACAATGTCCTTCAATATGAACCTTACCTTTGTAATAAGCTCCACAGTACGTTGGTGAATGTTACATAAGGAGCTCAAATAGCTACACGCGAAATCATTTGATGATTCTATTGGGGGTATACTCTTTCCGTCAACCAAGTTGTTGCCCATAATCCAAATCTCTCGAAATGAGCAAGATGATGATACCAGACACCTCACTGGAATGATTCGTGAGTAGATGGAATAACCATGCATTCCCAATGTAGGCGATTTATTTGTTTGGGGTATGGGTGTAGGCATCCTTGTCGGTTGTCCCACATAATGGGCAAGTCACCGGGGTGACAAGTGTCACTCTTTTTTGCAAtttcatgatgttatattatcaatcttggatgctttatatgccttttatgctattttatatcaaattttaggactaacctattaacctagtgttagttgttgttttctgcttattTTGCCTTTTTAGAAAATCAATagaaaatggagtccaaacacgatgaaactttacggtgattttttctggaccagaagggacccaagAAGGTTCGGGAGGAGGCTAGAAGAGCTGCCAGAGAGCCACGAGTTCACAGGGTGCACCCCAAGGGGTAGGCGCGTCCCTTGAGCTCGGGGCCCCACACAACTCCTTTTGACCTAGCTTCAcctctataaattcacaaatattcccaaaccaacagagagccacctgaaatattttttccaccgccgcaaacttctgttcttccgtgattccatctggaggccttttccggtactctgctagagggggaatcaatcacggatggcttctacataaTCCTTGTTGCCttatgatgatgcgtgagtagttcattacagaactacgggtccatagctagtagctagatggcttcttctctccctatGATCTTCAATAGAATGCCCTCCTCGATCTCCTTGAAGTtttatctgatgtaatattcttttgtggtgtgtttgttgggatccgacgaattatggatttatgatcaaattattcattgaaagtaactgagtctttttgaactttattatgcatgattgttatagctttgtatttctctccgacctATCTGTTTGGTTTAGCCaagtagattgatttatcttcagtgggagaggtgctttgtaatgggttcaatcttgcggtgtccttgcccagtaacagaaagggtagcgaggcacatatagtgttgttgccattaagggtaaaacggcagggtttatttattgattgtgttTACTTTGTCTAGATCacgccatcttgcttaaggcgttactatgtttgtCATGAAcctaataccatagatgcatgctggatagtggtcgattggtggagtaatagtagtagatgcaggcgtgagttggtctacttgtcacggacgtgattcctatatacatgatcattgccatgaatacgtcataactatgcatttttctatcaattgtccaacagtaatttgtttaccgatcgtatgctatgtgttcgagagagaagcctctagtgaaaactatggcccccgggtctacttttatcatattgctAAAAGACAAAAACTTttttgcaatttatttactttcctttttatctatctatcactatcaaaATTAAtacttgcaagtaacgagttcaaggggattgacaatccTCTTGcacgcgttgggtgcaagtatttgcttttgtgtgtgtaggtgttgtCAAAGGGAATTTGcttgattctcctattggttcgataacactggttctcactaagggaaatacttatctctattgtactgcttcacctttcctttttgggGAAATCCCAACACAGTTTACAAGTAGCACGGCGGCCTCGAGCATGAGGAGAAGCGCAAGCACGGCGGTGGCTCGAGCAAGTCCATTCTCCGGCAAATTTTCACCCTGCCATGGTTCCCGTCACGCCGACAATGAGGGGCTTCATCTGACAACCCCGCGCGCCCATCAGCACCACCTCGTGCGATGGGCTCGTCAGTGCAGGTTTCATTCCCATGCACAGATGCCCATCGTGCATGAAGCCTCCTCCTCCTAGCGCCATCCTCTTCTCTTGGGTGTCACCGCTGTAATGTTGTTGTCATGGTTGGTGCCGACATGGAGATGGTTGGCTATCTACCTGGCCGCAACCTGCTTGTTCACTTGTCACTTCCAAAATACAGATCCTCCCCCCCCATGCCTTTTTGATTTCCAGTTTGTTTACCATTTTCCTATTGAATGTTTTAGTTTCCTGCCCTGATGTGGAAATGGTTGCTGCCATGGCAAATTTTATTGTGAAAATGGCTAATTGTATGCATTATCTTTCATATGTATGTACATTCACAAAAAATTGTACCTGAAATGGTGGAATGGCTATTTTCTACACATTTTGGCATCTCTATAAATGCATGGTAAATAAAAAATATACTTTGCCATGAAgtgcttgaaggaaatatgtcctagaggcaataataaagttgttattttatatttccttattcatgataaaggtttattattcatgctagaactgtattgatcggaaacttaaatacatgtgtgaatacataaacaaatactgtgtccctagtaagcctctactagactagctcgttgatcaaagatggttaaagtttcctaaccatggacatatgttgtcatttgataacgggaccacatcattaggagaatgatgtgatggacaagacccacccattagcttagcataatgattgttcagtttattgctattgctttcttcatgtcaaatacttactccttagactatgagattatgcaactcccagataccgaaggaataccttgtgtgctatcaaacatcacaacgtaactgggtgatcataaagatgctctataggtatctctgaaggtgtttgttgagttggcatagatcaagattaggatttgtcactgcgagtatcggagaggtatctctaggacctctcggtaatacacatcataagcttccaagcaaatgactaaggagttagtaccgaggtgatgtattaaggaacgagtaaagagacttgccagtaacgagattgaactaggtatgaagataccgacgatcgaatctcgggcaagtaacataccgatagacaaaggaaattacgtatgttgtcattaatgttcgaccgataaagatctttgcagaatatgtaggagccaaaatgggcatccaggttccgctattggttattaaccggagaggtgtctcggtcatgtctacatagttctcgaaaccgtagggtccgcatgcttaacgttcgatgtctcgatttggtattatatgagttatgtggtttggtgatctaatgttgttcggagtcccagatatgatcacagacatggcgaggagctctggaatggtccggaggtaaagatcgatatataggatgATGCTATTTGGTCTTCGGAATAGTTTTGGAATGCACCGGAAAGTTATCAGAATGCTGGAAGGGGTTCCGGAGGCACCGGgggagtattgggccttagtgggccaagtagatggggaacacaccagcccacatagGCTGGTGTGCCCCCTTAGGGCAGCCACACCCAATTAGATGGAAAGGGGAGGCGGCACCTCCTCCTACCATATCTCCGGAAGGGAGAAAGGAAGGAGTGGGGgtgcctccccctttccttctcccaagTGCATTATATGGAAGGGGGGTACCACTAGGAAAACCCTAGGGTGGCCACCGGCCCTATTGGggcgccctaggggctgcctcctcccctcccacacCTATACATATGTGGGGAGGGGAGCCACACAATACACAACTTATCCCACGCCGTGTGTCGGCACCCCTCCGCCTCTAGTTTACTCCTCCGCTCTAGATCATgggagtgcttaggcgaagctttgCGGAAttgcttcaccaccaccgtcaccacgccattatGCCGATGGAACTGTCTACTACCTCgccccgcttgctggatcaagatggcgaggacgacaccgagctgaacgtgtgcaaaacgcggaagtgtcatgcgttcggtacttgatcgagcaGATCGCGAagctgtacgactacatcaactgcgttgaataaatgcttccacttacggtctatgagggtacgtaaacacactctccccctcgttgctatgcatctccatggatagatcattgcgtgcgcgtagaatttttttgttttccatgcaacgattcccaacagtggcatcatgagccaggtctatgcgtagatgatatgcacaagtagaacacaaagaagctgtgggcggtgatgttcataatGCTTACCACTAAcctcttattttgattcggcagcattgtgggatgaagcggcccggaccaaccttacatgtccacgcgcatgagaccggttccaccgactgacatgcaactagttttgcataaaggtggctggcgggtgtctgtttctcctactttagttgaattgaatttgactgcgggtggtccttgaagaaggttaaaacagaaaacttgataaatcaccgttgtggtttttgccgtaggtaagaacggttcttgatagaaacccgtagcagccatgtaaaacttgcaacaacaaagtagaggccgtctaacttgtttttgtagggtatgttgtgatgtgatatggtcaatacatgatgtgatatacattattgtatgagatgaccatgttttgtaatttattggcaaccggtaggagccttatggttgtctctttattgtactccctccgtttttatttactccgtatattagagttgactgaagtcaaatttcctaacgtttgaccaagtttatagaaaatagtataaatatttaccataacaaatctatatgatgtggaagtacatttgATAATGAATCCAATGGTGTtggtttgttattgtatatgttagtATTTTTGTCtacaaactttgtcaaagtttacaaagtttgactttgaccaaagctaatacgcggagtaaataaaaacggagggagtatgaaatgcaaacaccatgtaattgctttactttatcgctatgcgttagcaatagttgtagaagcaatagttggcgagacgaccacgacgcaacgatggagatcaaggtgtatagccggtgacgatggagatcatgacgatgctttggagattgagatcaaaagcataagatgacgatggccatatcatgtcacatattttgattgcatgtgatgtttatcttttatgcatattattttgcttagaatgacggtaccattataagatgatcccttcactaaatttcaagatataagtgttcctcccgagtatgcaccgttgcgaaagttcgttgtttcgagacaccaagtgatgatcgggtgtgatatactctacattcacatacaacgggtgtaagatagttttgcacatgcagaatacttgggttaaacttgacgagcctagcatgtacagacaaggtcttggaacactggagaccgaaaggtcgaacgtgagtcatatagtagatatgatcagcatagagatgttcaccattgacgactaccccatctcacgtgatgatcagacatgggttagttgatttgggtcatgtatcacttagataacttgagggatgtttatttaagtgggagttcattagtatttgattaattgaactttaatttatcatgaacttagtactgatagtatttgcatattatgttgtagatcaatagctcacgttgtagctcccctatgtttttgatatgttcctagagaaaactaagttgaaagatgatagtagcaatgatgcggactgggtccgtgatctgaggattatcctcattgctgcatagaagaattatgtccttgatgcaccgctaggtgacagacctattgcagggagttatgaatgtttggcaagctcgatatgatgactacttaatagtttagcaccatgctttacggcttagaaccgggacttcaaaaatattttgaacgccacagagcttatgagatgttccaagagccgaaattggtatttcagactcatgcccatgtcgagaggtatgagacctctgacaagtactttgcctacaagatggaggagaatagctcagctagtgagcatgtgcttagaatgtttgggcacta is a window encoding:
- the LOC123043738 gene encoding immune-associated nucleotide-binding protein 9; protein product: MGGSNYDDDWVLPSADITLVLVGKLGYGKSATGNSILGREAFVSEYSHASVTNTCQMGSTMLTDGRTINVIDTPGLFDMTVTPEDAGKEIVKCMNMAKDGIHAVLMVFSATSRFSREDSSTIETIKVFFGEKIVDHLVLVFTYGDLVGENLLKNMLSNAPEYLQKVVQLCKNRVVLFDNKTKDPRIRTKQLETLLDVVDSVSANNGGNPFTDQMLTRLKEVHDREKEVHDAQGYSEDQISELKKEIHRTRDEQLANITAMVEEKLNITVEKLQVQLMEEQNARLEAERVAAEARLKSDEEIRKLKERLEKAQEENEEFRRLAATNKCAIL